The following nucleotide sequence is from Ahniella affigens.
GATATGGACGATGCGCTCCTGGCAGCGCAATGGATTGTCAAGCGCAAGGGAGCAAGCCAACGGTTCCTGATTCGGTTGCAGCCGCTCTTGGTGCGCGGCGGCTACTGGCTCGAGGCCGTACAACTAATCACGGACGCGCTTGAGATCACCCAAGCCAGTGAAAGCAGTGATTCGGTCATCCAACTGCGGATCCAGCAGGCAAAGTTCCTTCAATTGAGAGGTGACTTCCACGGTGCCGAGGCAGCCCTTAGGCCAGTCATGGACGAGGTCGTGGCGCAGTCGCTCGCCCCGCGCCTCGAAGCGATGGCGCTTAACAGTTTGGCTGGAGTGTTGCAGCGACAGGGCAAGTTCGACGACGCGGCCGATGCGTTCAGGAGGAGCCACGAGCTACTGAAGGCGCAGGGCGACGAACGCGGTCAGGCCATGGTCCTCAACAGTCTGGGCGGGGTGTTGCAGCGGCAGGGCAAGTTCGACGAGGCGGCCGACGCGCTGAAGCAGAGCGCCGAACTGGAGGATCGGATCGGCAATGAGCGAGGGCGTGGAATGGTCCTCAATAGCCTGGGCGGGGTGTTGCAGCGGCAGGGCAAGTTCGACGAGGCGGCCGACGCGCTGAAGCAGAGCGCCGAACTGGAGGATCGGATCGGCAATGAGCGAGGGCGTGGAATGGTCCTCAATAGCCTGGGCGGGGTGTTGCAGCGGCAGGGCAAGTTCGACGACGCGGCCGATGCGTTCCGCCGCAGCATGACCATCTCGGAGCAGCTGAAGGACGAGCGAGGCCTCGCGATGGTCCTCAACAGCCTGGGCGGGGTGTTGCAGCGGCAGGGCAAGTTCGACGACGCGGCCGATGCGTTCCGCCGCAGCATGACCATCTCGGAGCAACTGAAGGACGAGCGAGGCCTCGCGATGGTCCTCAACAGCCTGGGCGGGGCGTTGCAGCGTCAGGGCAAGTTCGACGACGCGGCCGATGCGTTCCGCCGCAGCATGACCATCTCGGAGCAACTGAAGGACGAGCGAGGCCTCGCGATGGTCCTCAACAGCCTGGGCGGGGTGTTGCAGCGTCAGGGCAAGTTCGACGACGCGGCCGATGCGTTCCGCCGCAGCATGACCATCTCGGAGCAACTGAAGGACGAGCGAAGCCTCGCGATGGCCCTTAACAGCCTGGGCGGGGTATTGCAGCGTCAGGGCAAGTTCGACGACGCGGCCGATGCGTTCCGCCGCAGTGTGGCCATTGGTGAGCACCTCGACGACCGGCGTCACTTAGCTATGGTCCTCAACAGCCTGGGCGGGGTATTGCAGCGTCAGGGCAAGTTCGACGACGCGGCCGATGCGTTCCGCCGGAGCATGACCATCTCGGAGCAACTGAAGGACGAGCGAGGCCTCGTGATGGTCCTCAACAGCCTGGGCGGGGTTTTGCAGCGGCAGGGCAAGTTCGACGACGCGGCCGATGCGTTCCGCCGCAGCATGACCATCTCGGAGCAACTGAAGGACGAGCTAAGCCTCGCGATGGTCCTCAACAGCCTGGGCGGGGTATTGCAGCGTCAGGGCAAGTTCGACGACGCGGCCGATGCGTTCCGCCGCAGCATGACCATCTCGGAGCAACTGAAGGACGAGCGAGGCCTCGCGATGGTCCTCAACAGCCTGGGCGGGGTGTTGCAGCGTCAGGGCAAGTTCGACGACGCGGCCGATGCGTTCCGCCGCAGCATGACCATCTCGGAGCTACTGAAGGACGAGCGAAGCCTCGCGATGGCCCTTAACAGCCTGGGCGGGGTATTGCAGCGTCAGGGCAAGTTCGGCGACGCGGCCGATGCGTTTCGCCGCAGTGTGGCCATTGGTGAGCACCTCGACGACCGGCGTCACTTAGCGATGGCCCTTAACAGCCTGGGCGGGGTATTGCAGCGTCAGGGCAAGTTTCACGAGGCGGCCGATGCGCTCAGGAGGAGCCACGAACTACTGACGACGCAGCGCGACGAGCGCGGTCAGGCGATGGTCCTCAATAGCCTAGGCGGAGTGTTGCAGAGACTGGGATCGATCGCGGAATCGGACGCCGCCTTCCGCCAGAGCATCGAAATCGGCGAGCGGCTTCGAGATAGCCGACATCTGGCAAAGGCGAGGACTGCATTCGGCAAAGCACTAGTGACGCGCGGCGTATTGAGTGCCGCAATAGAGCAACTTAAACTTGGCCTCGAGTTAGATCTTGCCGCAAGCAGCGCACAGGGCCTCGCCATCGTCGCCCCAATCCTTGTTGACACCTTACGCAGAACCGGGGCTGTAGCCGAGGCAGCGGAGGTCATCCGACGCGCCCTGGCGGTGGCTCCGGGGCATCCAGCACTGCAGAAGCTCAGCGAGCCCGCAAGCGACAGCGGCTTGGCCCTGCAAAGCAGCGCAGCGGA
It contains:
- a CDS encoding tetratricopeptide repeat protein — protein: MTIPPARCDLPRRERIDVLLLTAVKDERDVLLRVESDWEESADSSGFTVHFRRDHGGLHWALARAVDMGPEFASNVCTRLVTELRPRCVAMAGVCAGWRKELKLGDVVVAERLFRYDAGKLHAFQEGGARKEEVFQDIRTYNIDARWRQKAEDFPNAKWAGTIRSARPQDYDAQESWLLLALDAHARQLRAHPRDLADRKERCPDWTKVVERLEKRKLVTLDVALRLTEAGRARVQADRDRFPDGPPAARAEPVSRVAPMATGSRVVEDAELFPTLHRFVRKTLGVDMEGSAVAAVAEIESVEHCLVVKGVQDHADSDKDDRFREYAIEASYRFLVAFLRYSLEPARVASPFVVPQLGQVSFTGRQEELRALEQTLLGNATGKICTIAGLSGSGGIGKSALAVRFADVHRARFPDGVVGLRVDGKHVDAVAREFARTVGEQIDREDDRDAAAIMQSIFADRAMLLIFDNAEDAAVRRLVPGGRCAVIVTTRDRGLPVALDVPVEARIDVPPLPVDEAVALLRRLVGPRVDAESSAALRLVGVVGAMPLALQIVCATLQIEPWRTLESLAEMLEVERERLSNLKIRGDQHLDVRVSFTASLRLLRTEEIDFFACLGSCAADGFSPTTAGAVAGGNASRVSERLGYLHRLSLLNRPQSTSERFVLHPLLRDFARELAVERGLHDDAVERHACHFAELIEALDPWDWLAVSRFPEEDMDDALLAAQWIVKRKGASQRFLIRLQPLLVRGGYWLEAVQLITDALEITQASESSDSVIQLRIQQAKFLQLRGDFHGAEAALRPVMDEVVAQSLAPRLEAMALNSLAGVLQRQGKFDDAADAFRRSHELLKAQGDERGQAMVLNSLGGVLQRQGKFDEAADALKQSAELEDRIGNERGRGMVLNSLGGVLQRQGKFDEAADALKQSAELEDRIGNERGRGMVLNSLGGVLQRQGKFDDAADAFRRSMTISEQLKDERGLAMVLNSLGGVLQRQGKFDDAADAFRRSMTISEQLKDERGLAMVLNSLGGALQRQGKFDDAADAFRRSMTISEQLKDERGLAMVLNSLGGVLQRQGKFDDAADAFRRSMTISEQLKDERSLAMALNSLGGVLQRQGKFDDAADAFRRSVAIGEHLDDRRHLAMVLNSLGGVLQRQGKFDDAADAFRRSMTISEQLKDERGLVMVLNSLGGVLQRQGKFDDAADAFRRSMTISEQLKDELSLAMVLNSLGGVLQRQGKFDDAADAFRRSMTISEQLKDERGLAMVLNSLGGVLQRQGKFDDAADAFRRSMTISELLKDERSLAMALNSLGGVLQRQGKFGDAADAFRRSVAIGEHLDDRRHLAMALNSLGGVLQRQGKFHEAADALRRSHELLTTQRDERGQAMVLNSLGGVLQRLGSIAESDAAFRQSIEIGERLRDSRHLAKARTAFGKALVTRGVLSAAIEQLKLGLELDLAASSAQGLAIVAPILVDTLRRTGAVAEAAEVIRRALAVAPGHPALQKLSEPASDSGLALQSSAAELTGRIKRLLSPLGRPRFGFITIDGGTEDIYFREPPIPPDIYAQLSHGTRVAATVTNTSRGKQAISLRILPD